CGTTCTCACCCATTAATGCCATTGCTCTACCGGCATAGACATTCAAGCAAGCATTTTTAAGTGCCTGAACACCAGGAAAGGCTTTATCAATTCCGCTGATTTTGAGTAAGGTTTTCATCATATCCACCTAAAATGGTACGCCAGAATAAAGAATGACATTAGCATAAGGGCTACATTCTCCCGTTCTGACGACAGCTTTGGCTTGGTTACTTTGTTGCTTAAATTCACTATGTGGAATATAGACAATTTCAATGGTATTTTGTTGTTCGATTTGTGTTTGATGAATGATATCTAATAGCTGTTGCTCAATTTGAGGATTAATCGTTTTAATTTCTTCGGCTAATACGATTTTTTCAACAAAGAGTTCACTAAATACGACTTTTAATGTGGTAAGAAAATCTGGCACACCTCTGGTTAAAGCCAAATCAATACAATGCTGCTGAACAGGAATGGGTAAACCTGCATCGCAAATTGTAAGCCCATCAGTATGTCCCATTGTACCAATCACATGAGAAAGTTGAGCGTTTAAGATTGTTGTTTTTTTCATTACAAACCATCCTTAAAAATCATCGAAACGTTTCGATATCTAAAAGATAGATAAAAACAATAAAAAAAACAACCTTATTCATTTAGAAATGTGAAGTACTTCAAAAAATAAATTTAAAAGGATTCCCGAATAATCAATTCTGGTGTGAGTTTGATCATTTCTATTTTGGTTTTTGGTTGGTGGATACGCAAAATTAATTTCTCAACCGCGGCTTTTGCCAATCGAGCTTTGGGTTGGTGAATGGTGGAAAGTGGCGGGTAAAGATATTGAGCCAGTTCAATATTATCGTAACCGATGATTGCAATATCTTGTGGAATGCGTAATCCTGCACGTTGAATGACTTGATACGCACCAATCGCAATGCTGTCACTCATAGCAAAAACCGCGCGCGGACGATTTTCCAGCGCCAACAGTTTAGTCATCGCCTCGACACCACCGTCATAATGGAAATGGCTTTCAATAATCCATTCGGGGCGAATTTGCAAATTATTCTCTAAAAGTACCCGCTTGTAGCCAGCTAAACGATTTTGAGCCAAAGGTTTTGAAAGTTCACCAGTAATAATGGCTATATCATGATAACCAGCATCGATGAACGCTTTTGTCGCAAGATACCCGCCTAATTCTGAATTTTCGTGAATAATATCGGCATTGAGCGACTGTTGCCACCAGTCAATCACTACCATAGGCAATGTTAAATTTGTCATCGCACTTAAGTCAAAATTTTGTGGCTCTGCACACATCAGCAATAAACCATCAACTTGTTTTAATAACAATCTCTCTAGATGTTGCTGTAAATTTTGGCTGTTGCCATCGGTATTGACTAAAATCAGATGGTAATGATGGCGTTCACAATAACGTTCGACATGGCGAACCACTTCGGCAAAAAAGGGATTGTTACTGGTCGTCACAATCATACCAATGGTATTGGTTTCCTTGATCTTTAAGCTTCTTGCCACCAATGAAGGTCGGTAATTAAGCTCTTCAATCACTTTTTTGACTTTCAAGGTAATTTCTTCACTGACAAAACGGGAATTATTTACCACATGGGAAACGGTTGAAAGTGAAACGCCCGCAAGACGAGCTATGTCTTTCATGGTTGCCATATAGTTTCATCCATTAATCCGATAATTTCAATACGTATAATTGATATAAAGGAAACTTCTGAACAACATGAACTTTTCTTTTATATGTATTTACATAATGATCTACTGCAGGTTTAACTAGAAGGTAATGATCATCTTCCATTTCTTCATTTGGTGACCATAGATAATCATCGAAAGCGATTACTCCACCGACTTTCACCAAGCGATGAGCTAATAAAGCATCAAATAAAACATCTGGCGCTTCGTGAGAACCATCTACATAAATAAAATCAAAATAATTTGAGTATCCTTTAGCAAGTAACTCTATCATTCTTTCATGAGAATACCCTTTATATTTCATTACTTTTACAGAGTTTGTTACTTGAGATAAAACTAAATTGATATTATGTTCAAAAGTCTGCTCAACAGAAGACATATCCCATTTATTCACATGTTCTTGACCTCCTTCCCAAGAGTCAATACAGTGAATCTCAAGTTCATCCGTATATTTAGCCGACATTTCAATAAAAAACTTAGTACTACGGCCCTCAAATGATCCTATTTCCAATATTTTCTTAGGTTTAATCTCATTAAAAATAATTTCTAGTGGGGGTATATTATGGCTAAACCAGTCAGCTTGAAAATGATATTGTTCTTCCATTATTTCAATGTTCATATATAAAAGCCTCAATAAAAATTGAGGCTCTTTATTAATTAATAAAATTAACGTCTATTCGCTAATTTCGTTTTGGTGAGTTCGTAAACACGAAGTTTCGCAATTTCTCTCGACAATTTCGCAGTTAAATCTGCTTCGTTTGTCTTACTCATTGTTTCTTCTGCTTTGCGTTTTGCTGCAAGGATACGCTGTTCATCGAGTTCTTCACCACGAATCGCAACGTCAGCAAGCACTGTCACAACGGTTGGTTGAACTTCAAGGAATCCGCCTGAAACATAGATATATTCTTCTTTGTTATCTTCCAAAGTGAATTTGACCATACCTGGTTTAATGGCGGTTAATAGTGGGGTGTGTCCTGCATAGACACCTAATTCCCCATCTACCCCTGAAACTCGAACACTCGTTACTTGACCTTCAAAGATTTTACGCTCTGCACTAACGACTGTGAGTTCAAATGATGTCATTTTGTTCTCCTTTGTTCAAAGAACAATTACATCTTGTTGGCTCTTTCAACCACTTCGTCAATTGAACCTGCCATATAGAACGCTTGTTCTGGGATATGGTCGTATTCGCCTGCTAAAATGCCTTTAAAGCCACGGATTGTTTCTTTTAATGGTACAAATTTACCTGGTACGCTGTTGAACACTTCTGCCACGTGGAATGGTTGTGATAAGAAACGTTCAATTTTACGCGCACGAGCAACCACTAATTTGTCATCTTCTGATAACTCATCCATACCAAGAATTGCGATGATGTCTTTCAACTCTTTATAGCGTTGAAGTGTTTTTTGTACGCCACGTGCAACATCATAATGCTCTTGACCAACAACGAGTGGGTCTAATTGACGTGATGTTGAATCAAGCGGGTCGATCGCAGGGTAAATACCCAATGATGCGATGTTACGGCTTAATACAACCGTTGAGTCTAAGTGAGCAAAGGTTGTTGCTGGTGATGGGTCTGTTAAGTCATCCGCAGGAACGTAAACCGCTTGAACCGAGGTGATAGAACCTGTTTTAGTTGACGTAATACGTTCTTGTAGAACACCCATTTCTTCTGCAAGCGTTGGTTGGTAACCTACCGCTGATGGCATACGACCTAATAACGCTGATACTTCTGTACCTGCAAGGGTATAACGATAGATGTTATCAACGAAGAATAACACGTCACGACCTTCATCACGGAATTTTTCCGCCATGGTTAAACCAGTTAACGCAACACGTAAACGGTTACCTGGTGGCTCGTTCATCTGACCATAAACCAGTGATACTTTGTCTAATACGTTAGAGTCTTTCATCTCGTGGTAGAAGTCGTTACCTTCACGAGTACGCTCACCAACACCTGCGAATACAGAGTAACCTGAGTGCTCGATTGCGATGTTACGGATTAACTCCATCATATTTACGGTTTTACCTACGCCCGCACCACCGAATAAGCCAACTTTACCCCCTTTAGCAAACGGCGCGATCAAGTCGATAACTTTGATCCCAGTTTCTAAAAGTTCTGTGCTGTTAGCTTGATCTTCATAACTTGGTGCTGCACGGTGAATCGTCCAACGCTCTTCTTCACCGATAGGACCTGCTTCATCAATAGGCTCACCTAATACATTCATAATACGACCAAGTGTTTTTGTACCCACTGGTACTTCAATCGCTTTATTCGTATTTTCAACTTTTAAGCCACGTTTTAAACCATCAGATGTACCAAGAGCGATACAGCGTACTACGCCACCGCCTAATTGTTGTTGAACTTCAAGGGTTAAACCTGTTTCAACTTTTAATGCATCATAAACTTTTGGTACTGCATCTTGTGGAAACTCAACATCGATTACCGCACCGATGATTTGTACAATTTTTCCCGTTGCCATTACCGTTCCTCTATTCATTGTTAAATTGCTGCGGCACCCGCGACAATTTCATTTAATTCATTCGTAATACTTGCTTGACGAGCTTTGTTATACACCAACTGTAACTCATTGATTAAATTACCTGCGTTATCTGTTGCTGCTTTCATTGCTACCATTCGAGCTGCTTGTTCAGAAGCAAGATTATCTACAATCGCTTGATAAACTTGAGATTCTAAATAGCGTACAAGTAAGCTATCTAATAATACTTTTGAGTTTGGTTCATAAATATAATCCCAAGAACCTTTATTCTCTAAGTTATCATCTTCAAGTTCAGGCAATGGTAATAATTGTTGAACTGTTGGTTTCTGTGACATCGTATTTACAAAGCGGTTGAAGACGATATAGACTTCGTCCACTTCACCATCACGATATCGATTAATCATACCATTAACAATACCAACTAAATCTTCCATTGCAGGAGCATCGCCTAAGCCCGTTACTTGAGCTTTCACTTCAACTCCCATTGATTGGAAAAATGATACCGCTTTATTTCCAACCAATCCTAAGACTGAATCCACACCTTTATCTTTACGTGTTTTTAATTCATTCAAAACGGTTTTAAATAAATTAATGTTTAAGCCACCGCATAGACCACGGTCTGTTGAAACAACAATAAATCCAACTTTTTTGACTTCACGTTCAGTTAAGAAAGGGTGTTTATAATCAATACTTCCTTTGGCAATATGGCTAATTACCTTACGAATGGCATCTGAGTATGGACGTGATGCAGACATTCTTTCTTGCGTTTTACGCATTTTAGATGCAGCAACCATCTCCATCGCTTTGGTAATTTTTTGTGTATTACGAACACTTGCAATTTTGGTTCTTATCTCTTTAGCACCTGCCATATTCTTTCTCCGCTAAAGTAGATTACCAAGCACTATTCTTTTTGAAACTATCTAAAATCTCGATTAATTTCGCTTTGATAGTGTCATTGAAATCGCCTGATTTACTTAAATCTTTCATAAACTCAGCATAATTTGCATTTGCATAAGCTAAAAGATTTGATTCAAATGAACCTACACGCTCAACTTCGACATCATCTAAATAACCAAATTCAGCTGCTGCAAGTGATAAACCTAATTGCGCCACAGACATTGGTTCGAATTGTTTCTGTTTAAGTAACTCTGTTACTTTTTGACCGTGTGAAAGTTGCTTACGTGTTGCATCATCAAGATCTGAAGCAAACTGCGCAAAGGCTGCTAATTCACGGTACTGAGCAAGTGCAGTACGGATACCACCCGCTAATTTCTTAACAAGTTTAGTTTGTGCAGAACCACCAACCCGAGATACCGAAATACCTGGGTTTACCGCTGGACGAATACCTGCGTTAAAGAAACTGGTTTCCAAGAAGATCTGACCATCAGTAATTGAAATTACGTTGGTTGGAACGAATGCTGAAACGTCACCTGCTTGGGTTTCAATAATTGGTAATGCAGTTAAAGAACCTGTTTGACCTTTTACTGCTCCATTGGTGAAACGTTCTACGTAATCTGCATTTACACGCGCAGCACGCTCAAGTAAACGAGAGTGTAGATAGAATACGTCACCTGGATATGCTTCACGACCTGGTGGGCGACGTAATAACAATGAAATTTGACGGTAAGCAACTGCTTGCTTAGATAAATCATCGTAAACGATTAACGCATCTTCACCACGATCACGGAAGTATTCACCCATTGCACAACCAGCATAAGGTGCTAAATATTGTAATGCAGCAGATTCTGATGCACTTGCTACAACCACGATAGTATTTTGTAATGCACCATGCTCTTCTAATTTACGTACTACGTTAGAAATGGTTGACGCTTTTTGACCGATAGCCACATAGATACATTTAATACCTGAATCACGTTGGTTAATGATCGCATCAATCGCTAATGCTGTTTTACCTGTTTGACGGTCACCGATGATTAACTCACGCTGACCACGACCGATTGGCACCATTGAGTCAACGGCTTTATAACCAGTCTGAACAGGTTGATCAACCGATTGACGGTCGATAACACCCGGTGCAATCACTTCGATTGGCGAGAAACCATCATTTTCGATTTCACCTTTACCATCGATTGGTTGACCTAAAGTGTTTACTACACGACCTAATAAACCACGACCAACAGGTACTTCTAAAATACGGCCAGTACATTTCACTTCCATACCTTCTGCTAAATCTGCGTATGGACCCATTACTACTGCACCAACTGAATCTCTTTCTAAGTTTAAAGCAATCGCATAACGATTACCCGGTAATGCAATCATCTCACCTTGCATTACATCAGCAAGACCGTGGATACGAATAACCCCGTCGCTGACTGAAACGATTGTACCAGTACTTTGTGCTTCACTGACCACATTGAACTGTGCAATACGTTTTTTAATCAATTCACTAATTTCTGTAGAATTTAGTTGCATTTTCTATTCCTCTTACAAGCACAACTCTTGGCTCAAACGATTTAACTGACCACGACTACTACCATCAATGACAATATCATCGTAACGAATAATGACGCCTGCAATTAATGACGCATCGATACTTGTCGTAATTCGAACTTCACTATTTAGCTTTTGTTTCATCGCTTTGGCGATTTTATCTTCCTGTGCTTTTGTTAAAGGTGTTGCGGATGTAACGAACACATCTTTAACGGACTCATACTCGGCACGGATTTGATTAAAACTAGCAAATACTGAAGGTAACGCCGAAAGACGCTTATTCTCAGCCATGACTCGAATGAAATTTTGCCCATATTGATCGAGTTGATCACCGCAAATTGCGATAAAGGTATCGGCAACTTGAGTGGCTGCAGAAGATGAATGAATAAAATGTTGCACATCTTCATTTTCAGCAACCAATGCAGAAAACTGTAACATTTCCTGCCATTTATCTAACTGACCTTGTTCTAAAGCAAAATCAAAAGCTGCTTTAGCATAGGGGCGAGCTACTGTTGTTAATTGTGACATCTGCCCCCCTTAATTATAATTCTGCAACTAGCTTATCAATGATGTCATTGTTTGCCGCTGCATCAACAGAACGACCCACAATTTTCTCTGCACCAGCAACCGCCAATGCAGCCACTTTTTGACGAAGCTCTTCTTGAACACGGCGACGTTCGTTTTCCACTTCTGCGTAACCTTGCTCAATAATTTTCGCTTTCTCGGCTTCAGCTTCTGCTTGCACAGATTCTAAAATTTCATTGCGACGTTTTGTTGCTAAATCAATGATATGTTGCGCTTCTTCACGAGCTTTAGCGAGCTCTTGCTCAACTAAAACTTTAGTATCAGCTTGTTCTTGCTTCGCTTTCTCAGCACTTGCAAGAGCGTCTGCAATATTTGCTTGACGCGTTTCAATCGCTTTAATAAGCGGTGGCCATACAAACTTCATACAGAACCACACAAATAGTGCGAATGCAATCAGTTGGCCTATTAGTGTTGCATTTAAGTTCACAACGCCCTCCTTAAGTCGGCTAAGTTACTCTTGAGTAACTACGGTTAAAAACAAATCCGACTTATTTCAATAAATCAATGAACGGGTTTGCGAAGAT
Above is a genomic segment from Actinobacillus indolicus containing:
- the rbsD gene encoding D-ribose pyranase, which produces MKKTTILNAQLSHVIGTMGHTDGLTICDAGLPIPVQQHCIDLALTRGVPDFLTTLKVVFSELFVEKIVLAEEIKTINPQIEQQLLDIIHQTQIEQQNTIEIVYIPHSEFKQQSNQAKAVVRTGECSPYANVILYSGVPF
- a CDS encoding substrate-binding domain-containing protein, which gives rise to MATMKDIARLAGVSLSTVSHVVNNSRFVSEEITLKVKKVIEELNYRPSLVARSLKIKETNTIGMIVTTSNNPFFAEVVRHVERYCERHHYHLILVNTDGNSQNLQQHLERLLLKQVDGLLLMCAEPQNFDLSAMTNLTLPMVVIDWWQQSLNADIIHENSELGGYLATKAFIDAGYHDIAIITGELSKPLAQNRLAGYKRVLLENNLQIRPEWIIESHFHYDGGVEAMTKLLALENRPRAVFAMSDSIAIGAYQVIQRAGLRIPQDIAIIGYDNIELAQYLYPPLSTIHQPKARLAKAAVEKLILRIHQPKTKIEMIKLTPELIIRESF
- a CDS encoding class I SAM-dependent methyltransferase, giving the protein MNIEIMEEQYHFQADWFSHNIPPLEIIFNEIKPKKILEIGSFEGRSTKFFIEMSAKYTDELEIHCIDSWEGGQEHVNKWDMSSVEQTFEHNINLVLSQVTNSVKVMKYKGYSHERMIELLAKGYSNYFDFIYVDGSHEAPDVLFDALLAHRLVKVGGVIAFDDYLWSPNEEMEDDHYLLVKPAVDHYVNTYKRKVHVVQKFPLYQLYVLKLSD
- a CDS encoding F0F1 ATP synthase subunit epsilon; translation: MTSFELTVVSAERKIFEGQVTSVRVSGVDGELGVYAGHTPLLTAIKPGMVKFTLEDNKEEYIYVSGGFLEVQPTVVTVLADVAIRGEELDEQRILAAKRKAEETMSKTNEADLTAKLSREIAKLRVYELTKTKLANRR
- the atpD gene encoding F0F1 ATP synthase subunit beta; amino-acid sequence: MATGKIVQIIGAVIDVEFPQDAVPKVYDALKVETGLTLEVQQQLGGGVVRCIALGTSDGLKRGLKVENTNKAIEVPVGTKTLGRIMNVLGEPIDEAGPIGEEERWTIHRAAPSYEDQANSTELLETGIKVIDLIAPFAKGGKVGLFGGAGVGKTVNMMELIRNIAIEHSGYSVFAGVGERTREGNDFYHEMKDSNVLDKVSLVYGQMNEPPGNRLRVALTGLTMAEKFRDEGRDVLFFVDNIYRYTLAGTEVSALLGRMPSAVGYQPTLAEEMGVLQERITSTKTGSITSVQAVYVPADDLTDPSPATTFAHLDSTVVLSRNIASLGIYPAIDPLDSTSRQLDPLVVGQEHYDVARGVQKTLQRYKELKDIIAILGMDELSEDDKLVVARARKIERFLSQPFHVAEVFNSVPGKFVPLKETIRGFKGILAGEYDHIPEQAFYMAGSIDEVVERANKM
- the atpG gene encoding F0F1 ATP synthase subunit gamma translates to MAGAKEIRTKIASVRNTQKITKAMEMVAASKMRKTQERMSASRPYSDAIRKVISHIAKGSIDYKHPFLTEREVKKVGFIVVSTDRGLCGGLNINLFKTVLNELKTRKDKGVDSVLGLVGNKAVSFFQSMGVEVKAQVTGLGDAPAMEDLVGIVNGMINRYRDGEVDEVYIVFNRFVNTMSQKPTVQQLLPLPELEDDNLENKGSWDYIYEPNSKVLLDSLLVRYLESQVYQAIVDNLASEQAARMVAMKAATDNAGNLINELQLVYNKARQASITNELNEIVAGAAAI
- the atpA gene encoding F0F1 ATP synthase subunit alpha, yielding MQLNSTEISELIKKRIAQFNVVSEAQSTGTIVSVSDGVIRIHGLADVMQGEMIALPGNRYAIALNLERDSVGAVVMGPYADLAEGMEVKCTGRILEVPVGRGLLGRVVNTLGQPIDGKGEIENDGFSPIEVIAPGVIDRQSVDQPVQTGYKAVDSMVPIGRGQRELIIGDRQTGKTALAIDAIINQRDSGIKCIYVAIGQKASTISNVVRKLEEHGALQNTIVVVASASESAALQYLAPYAGCAMGEYFRDRGEDALIVYDDLSKQAVAYRQISLLLRRPPGREAYPGDVFYLHSRLLERAARVNADYVERFTNGAVKGQTGSLTALPIIETQAGDVSAFVPTNVISITDGQIFLETSFFNAGIRPAVNPGISVSRVGGSAQTKLVKKLAGGIRTALAQYRELAAFAQFASDLDDATRKQLSHGQKVTELLKQKQFEPMSVAQLGLSLAAAEFGYLDDVEVERVGSFESNLLAYANANYAEFMKDLSKSGDFNDTIKAKLIEILDSFKKNSAW
- the atpH gene encoding F0F1 ATP synthase subunit delta, whose amino-acid sequence is MSQLTTVARPYAKAAFDFALEQGQLDKWQEMLQFSALVAENEDVQHFIHSSSAATQVADTFIAICGDQLDQYGQNFIRVMAENKRLSALPSVFASFNQIRAEYESVKDVFVTSATPLTKAQEDKIAKAMKQKLNSEVRITTSIDASLIAGVIIRYDDIVIDGSSRGQLNRLSQELCL
- the atpF gene encoding F0F1 ATP synthase subunit B, which produces MNLNATLIGQLIAFALFVWFCMKFVWPPLIKAIETRQANIADALASAEKAKQEQADTKVLVEQELAKAREEAQHIIDLATKRRNEILESVQAEAEAEKAKIIEQGYAEVENERRRVQEELRQKVAALAVAGAEKIVGRSVDAAANNDIIDKLVAEL